The segment GACACGCTGAACTACCTCCAGCAGCGGATCACGACCCTGCTCGGGCAGCCGGAGGCCGTCGTCGTCATCCATGGCGGGCTGGGGCGCGAGGAGCGGATGAAGGCCCAGGAGGCGTTCCGCCACGACCCCGAGGTGAAGGTCCTGATCGCGACCGACGCCGCGGGCGAGGGGATCAACCTCCAGCGCGCGCACCTGATGGTGAACTACGACCTCCCCTGGAACCCGAACCGGATCGAGCAGCGCTTCGGGCGTATCCACCGCATCGGCCAGACGGAGGTCTGCCACCTCTGGAACCTCGTCGCCGAAGAGACGCGGGAAGGCGATGTCTACCGTCGCCTCCTCGAGAAGCTCGAGGAAGCCCGCCGCGCCCTCGGCGGCCAGGTCTTCGATGTGCTCGGGAAGCTGCAGTTCGAGGGGAAGCCGCTCCGCGAGTTGCTCATCGAGGCGATCCGCTACGGCGAGCGCCCCGAGGTCCGCGCGCGCCTGGAGAAGGCGGTCGAATCGGCCGTGGACCAGACACGGCTGCAGGAGCTGCTCGAGGACCGGGCCCTCGTCCAGGAGACGATGGACGTGAGCCGGATCCAGCGCGTGCGCGAGGAGATGGAGCGTGCCGAGGCGCGTCGCCTGCAGCCCCACTACATCGAATCGTTCTTCCTGGAAGCGTTCCAGCGCCTCGGCGGCACCATCCGGCAACGCGAACCGCGGCGTTACGAGATTCGGCACGTCCCGGCGGTGATCCGCAACCGCGACCGCATGATCGGCATCGGCGAGCCGGTCCTCCAGCGCTACGAGCGCATCGTCTTCGAGAAGGACCTCATCGCGCCGCCGGGGCAGCCCCCCGCCGCATTCGTCTGTCCGGGCCATCCGCTCCTCGACGCGACGCTCGACCTCACCCTGGAACGGCACCGCGACCTGCTGCGCCGCGGCACCATCCTGGTCGACGAGCGCGACCCCGGCACGCAGCCCCGGCTCCTCTTCTACCTCGAGCACGCGATCCAGGACGGCACCACCACGCCCAGCGGCGAACGGCGCGTGATCTCGAAGCAGATGCTCTACGTCGAGATGAGCGAAGATGGGACGACGCGGCACCTGCACTACGCGCCGTACCTCGATTACCGGCCCCTGCGCGACGATGAGCCGACGCCGGCCGAGATCCTCGACGCGCCCGAGTGCGCCTGGATCACGCGCGACCTCGAGAAGCGCGCCCTGGCGTACGCCATCGAGCACGTCGTCCCCGAGCACCTGGAGGAAGTCCGCTCCCGCCGCCTCCAGTGGATCGAGAAGACCCGCGCCGCGGTTCGGGACCGGCTGACCAAGGAGATCATCCACTGGGACCACCGGGCCGAAGAGCTTCGTCTCGAGGAGCAGGCCGGCAAGATCAACGCCCGGCTGAACTCCCAAGAGGCGCGGAAGCGGGCCGACGAGCTCCAGGCCCGGCTCGAGAAGCGGATGGCGCAGCTCGACCTCGAGGCGCAGATCTCCGCGCTCCCGCCCGTGGTGATCGGCGGGCTCGTCGTCGTGCCGGCCGGGCTCATTGCCCGGTTGACCGGCCGTCCGCTCCCCGGCGGCGCCGCGCAGGTCCTCGAGACGCAGGCCTCGGCCGCCCGGGCGCGCGAGATCGTGATGGAGATCGAGCGCTCCCTCGGGTACGAGCCCGTCGACCGGGAAGCCGAGAAGCTCGGCTACGACATCGAGAGCCGCGACCCGAAATCCGGCCGGCTGCGGTTCATCGAGGTCAAGGGCCGCGTCTCGGGCGAGGAGATCACGGTCACGCGCAACGAGATCCTCTACTCCCTCAACAAGCCCGACAACTACATCCTCGCCGTCGTCGAGTGGCTCCCCGACGGCGGGCACCGGGTGCACTACATCCGCCAGCCCTTCGGCCGCGAGCCGGATTTCGGCGTGACCGCCGTCAAGTACGGGTTCCACGAGCTGGTGGCGAAGGGGGAGGTGGTGTCGGCATGACACCCGAAGAATTCCAGAAGCTCCTCTCGGCGCCGGAAGGCACGAAATTGGAGTTCAAGGAGGCCAGCAGACGCTTCGGCTTCGAAGAACTGCTGCGCTACTGTGTTGCCATGGCCAATGAGGGCGGGGGCAAGATCGTCCTCGGCGTCACTGACGGCCGGCCGAGACAGGTCGTCGGTACCGCCGCCTTCCCCGAGCCCGGGCGGACGGAGGCGAGCATCTATCAGGAGATCGGCCGGCAGGTACGGATCGAGGAATTCGACCACGAGAACGGGCGGGTCCTCATCATCCACGTGCCGCCCCGGATGCCGGGAAGCGCATGGAGCTACAGGGGAGCGTATTGGAAGCGCGCAGGAGATGCTGTCGTCCCCATGACGGACGACGAACTGCGCCGCATCCACGCGGAGGTCGCTCCCGATTTTTCGGCCGAGTACGCGGACGGCGTCACCATGGCCTCTCTCGATCCGCGCGCGATTGCCGAGTTCCGGCGACGCTGGGCAAGGCGGAAAGGCGATCAGCGGATCGAGACGTGGAGCGATGAGGAGGTTCTCCGAAATGCGGAGCTGGTCATCGATGGACGTTTCACGAACGCCGCGCTCCTCCTCTTCGGAACCCGCGATACGCTCACGCGACACATTCCTCAAGCCGAAATCGTCTTCGAGTACCGTTCTGGGGAAGCGGCCGGCCCGGCCCAGGACCGCGGTGAATTCCGGGAAGGCTTCCTGCTCTTTCACGATCTGCTCTGGGAGCTGATCGACCGGCGCAACGATCGGCAAAGCATCCAGGACGGCCTGTTTCGGACCGAGATCCCCACGTTTGACGAGGCAGTCATCCGGGAGGCGATCCTCAACGCGTTCTGTCACCGGGACTACCGCCTTCCGGGATCAGTCTTCGTGCGCCAGTTCTCCAGACGCCTCGAAGTAACGAGTCCCGGCGGCTTTCCGCCCGGGATCACCCCGGAGAACGTCCTAGACGAGCAGAACCCACGGAACCGTCGTTTGGCCGAGGCCCTCGGACGCTGTGGCCTTATCGAACGGTCCGGGCAAGGCATGAACCTGATGTTCGAGCGCTGCATCCGGCAGAGCAAACCGCTGCCCGACCTGACCGGGACTACCGATCGCGAGGTGCGCCTCGTCTTGAACGGCAACATCACGGATCCTGCCTTCCTCCGGTTCATGGAGCGACTCGGAGAGGAGACGTTGGCGGGATTCAATACCCGAGATATGCTGTTACTGGACCTGCTCCACCGGACCGACTCCATCCCAGCAAAATACCGGGATCGCGCCCAGCGTCTGATCGAACTCGGAGTAATTGAGACCGTGGGCCGCGGGCGCGGGACACGCTATCTCCTCAGCCGACGGTTCTATACGGCTATGGGGAGGCCCGGCGTGTACACGCGGCGGCGAGGGTTGGACCGTGAAGAGCACAAGGCGCTGCTGCTCAAACACCTTCGGGGCGTAGGGAAGAGCGGCAGCCCGATCTCGGAACTCCAGCAGGTGCTCCCTTCGGTTTCCCGGTCGCACCTCAAGCGGCTACTGGACGAGATGCGTAGCGAGGGGGCTGTCACACTCAGGGGCGAACGCCGCTGGGCGCGCTGGGTCGCGGTCGACTCCTCGGCTCCATAGGCTCCGTGGTTATGAGCCAGATCTGAGCCATAGCGCTGATTCATAAGCGCGAAAACTCTCGAATCACCGGGCTTTCTATGGAGCACCAATGCGATTACAGACCCGTAGCCCGTGATCCATAGAACGAGGCTCGCGGGCCGGTGGCCGGCGCTGCTCGCGGGGCCGCGCCGGGGCAATGTCTACGTACTGGCCGGGTCGTCGGGTCTCGGCAAACGCCGCTGAGCACCGGATGACGACCGACTCGAACGCGACGGCCTTGCTGCGCGCGGCCACACAAGGTAATCTCAATTACCGTAATTGAGATTACCCTACTCCAGAACCGCCCGATGTTCGTAGGACGCCAGCGAGAGCTGGCTGTGCTGCAGCGTGAGCTGAACGGCGCGAAGCCGTCCCTGGTCGTGGTGTACGGCCGGAGGCGAGTGGGGAAGTCCACGCTCATCCTCCGCGCGCTCGAGGGGCGGGCGCACGTCTACTTCCAGGCGACGCGCGTCACGGATCCCGACAGCCAGGAGCTCTTCCGCCGGCAGATCGGCCGCGCGCTGGGCTCGGACCCGATCCTGGACGGGCTGGTCGGGTGGGAGGCGCTCCTCGGCTACCTCCAACGGCAGGCGGAGGCGAGGTACCCGGGACTCACTGTGGTGCTGGATGAGTTCCCGTACCTCTGCGAGGCGAATCGGGCGCTCCCTTCGATCGTGCAGAAAGTGTGGGATGGCGTTCGGGCTACGGGGAGTCCGCTGAACCTGATCCTCTGCGGCTCCTCGATCAGCTTCATGGAGGAGCTGCTCGCTGAACGCAATCCGCTCCACGGCCGCCAGTCCGCCGAGTTGGATGTCGCACCCCTGTCGTATCGTGAGGCGGCGGAGTTCTTCCCATCGTGGAGCCCGGAGGACCGGCTGCGCGCTTACGGCGTGTTCGGCGGGATGCCCTACTACCTCTCGCTGTGCGCGCCCGAGCGGACGCTCGCCGACAACATCCGGGATGTCATCCTGGTGGACGGCGCGCCCCTGAGCGAGGAGCCGGAGCACCTGCTCCATGCGGAGCTCCAGAACGTCGCCCGGTACGCGAGCATCCTGCGGGCCGTCGCGGATGGCTGCACGCAACGCTCCGAGATCCTGAACCGGGTGCTCTCGAAGGAGGAGGTCGGGACGAGCCTGACCCCGTACTTCCACAAGCTCGAGGCGCTGCGGCTCCTCCGCACCGAGGTCTCGCTCGACGTCCGGGACCCGGACCGCGCACGCAACGCCCGGTTCTACCTGAACGATCCGTTCCTGGCGTTCCATTACCGG is part of the bacterium genome and harbors:
- a CDS encoding ATP-binding protein, coding for MFVGRQRELAVLQRELNGAKPSLVVVYGRRRVGKSTLILRALEGRAHVYFQATRVTDPDSQELFRRQIGRALGSDPILDGLVGWEALLGYLQRQAEARYPGLTVVLDEFPYLCEANRALPSIVQKVWDGVRATGSPLNLILCGSSISFMEELLAERNPLHGRQSAELDVAPLSYREAAEFFPSWSPEDRLRAYGVFGGMPYYLSLCAPERTLADNIRDVILVDGAPLSEEPEHLLHAELQNVARYASILRAVADGCTQRSEILNRVLSKEEVGTSLTPYFHKLEALRLLRTEVSLDVRDPDRARNARFYLNDPFLAFHYRFVLPHGSALEAGHAQEVLEEVILPRLDHYMGERFEEICRDWVRLHGRERLPSSAREVGRIWGSDFDIDVAATLLNGEQAFGECKWWADPVGLNKLERLEESSARTRYRRRDGSPYYLLFARSGFTPELEARAGEDPRVILVTPRQLLGEQTRAC
- a CDS encoding RNA helicase, which produces MIRLEDLQPNASVRGILPDAAVTVIAVQWFGNQAVELTYKGPDGRTGNQLLYRHDEPRLELVEAGRPWSFDGDGALFRLVSEAHRIRLAHLFDPILAVHTSLIEPLPHQITAVYEAMLPRQPLRFLLADDPGAGKTIMAGLLIRELIARGDLQRCLVVCPGSLVEQWQDELYRRFNLPFEILTNDKLEAARTGNWFLEHNLVIARLDKLARDESVQEKLKAPDARWDLIVVDEAHKMSATYFGGEIKYTKRYQLGRLLGSITRHFLLMTATPHNGKEEDFQLFMALLDADRFEGRFRDGVHTVEVSDLMRRMVKEKLVRFDGRPLFPERIAYTVPYKLSPVEAKLYKEVTEYVREQFNRAEALQNDRRAGTVGFALTILQRRLASSPEAIYQSLRRRRERLESRLRELELLQRGRVEAALVASIPALTDEDVEDLEEAPDDELEAAEEEILDQATAARTIDELKAEIEILRGLEVLAQDVRRSGEDRKWKELASLLTEIFTPAAIADRVAEPRPRYGTAGVEAPRPSPRQKLVIFTEHRDTLNYLQQRITTLLGQPEAVVVIHGGLGREERMKAQEAFRHDPEVKVLIATDAAGEGINLQRAHLMVNYDLPWNPNRIEQRFGRIHRIGQTEVCHLWNLVAEETREGDVYRRLLEKLEEARRALGGQVFDVLGKLQFEGKPLRELLIEAIRYGERPEVRARLEKAVESAVDQTRLQELLEDRALVQETMDVSRIQRVREEMERAEARRLQPHYIESFFLEAFQRLGGTIRQREPRRYEIRHVPAVIRNRDRMIGIGEPVLQRYERIVFEKDLIAPPGQPPAAFVCPGHPLLDATLDLTLERHRDLLRRGTILVDERDPGTQPRLLFYLEHAIQDGTTTPSGERRVISKQMLYVEMSEDGTTRHLHYAPYLDYRPLRDDEPTPAEILDAPECAWITRDLEKRALAYAIEHVVPEHLEEVRSRRLQWIEKTRAAVRDRLTKEIIHWDHRAEELRLEEQAGKINARLNSQEARKRADELQARLEKRMAQLDLEAQISALPPVVIGGLVVVPAGLIARLTGRPLPGGAAQVLETQASAARAREIVMEIERSLGYEPVDREAEKLGYDIESRDPKSGRLRFIEVKGRVSGEEITVTRNEILYSLNKPDNYILAVVEWLPDGGHRVHYIRQPFGREPDFGVTAVKYGFHELVAKGEVVSA
- a CDS encoding transcriptional regulator, whose translation is MTPEEFQKLLSAPEGTKLEFKEASRRFGFEELLRYCVAMANEGGGKIVLGVTDGRPRQVVGTAAFPEPGRTEASIYQEIGRQVRIEEFDHENGRVLIIHVPPRMPGSAWSYRGAYWKRAGDAVVPMTDDELRRIHAEVAPDFSAEYADGVTMASLDPRAIAEFRRRWARRKGDQRIETWSDEEVLRNAELVIDGRFTNAALLLFGTRDTLTRHIPQAEIVFEYRSGEAAGPAQDRGEFREGFLLFHDLLWELIDRRNDRQSIQDGLFRTEIPTFDEAVIREAILNAFCHRDYRLPGSVFVRQFSRRLEVTSPGGFPPGITPENVLDEQNPRNRRLAEALGRCGLIERSGQGMNLMFERCIRQSKPLPDLTGTTDREVRLVLNGNITDPAFLRFMERLGEETLAGFNTRDMLLLDLLHRTDSIPAKYRDRAQRLIELGVIETVGRGRGTRYLLSRRFYTAMGRPGVYTRRRGLDREEHKALLLKHLRGVGKSGSPISELQQVLPSVSRSHLKRLLDEMRSEGAVTLRGERRWARWVAVDSSAP